One Chroogloeocystis siderophila 5.2 s.c.1 DNA segment encodes these proteins:
- a CDS encoding WGxxGxxG family protein, whose product MKRSQLSKIFGASVLGLSLAVLPSTLPVAAQTTNTAPGTTGTTTTTAPTTTTTTETNEGFDWGWLGLIGLAGLAGLAGGRKSEPNRYREPDTVGTTTSSTYREP is encoded by the coding sequence ATGAAACGTTCTCAGTTATCTAAAATATTTGGTGCTAGTGTACTAGGTTTAAGCTTAGCAGTTCTACCTTCTACGCTTCCTGTAGCGGCACAAACAACCAATACTGCCCCAGGAACAACAGGTACGACTACTACGACCGCACCGACCACAACAACGACTACTGAAACAAACGAAGGATTTGATTGGGGTTGGCTAGGTTTAATTGGTTTAGCAGGTTTAGCAGGTTTAGCAGGTGGTCGTAAATCAGAACCGAATCGTTATCGCGAACCTGATACCGTAGGAACCACAACTTCCTCTACGTACCGTGAACCGTAA
- a CDS encoding Uma2 family endonuclease, with product MIEIVSNTVGNELGSKMKDYACVGVAYYVVYDPLQQLGDRPLRVHELRGTSYTPLETTWMEPVGLGLTLWDGISLVRSRW from the coding sequence GTGATTGAAATAGTTTCTAACACAGTAGGCAACGAACTGGGGAGTAAGATGAAAGACTATGCCTGCGTTGGTGTGGCTTACTACGTTGTTTACGATCCTTTGCAGCAATTAGGCGATCGCCCCCTCCGAGTTCATGAGTTAAGAGGTACAAGTTACACTCCTTTAGAAACAACTTGGATGGAACCAGTGGGTTTAGGATTAACGCTATGGGATGGCATCTCGTTGGTGCGATCGCGATGGTAG
- a CDS encoding GAF domain-containing sensor histidine kinase, whose product MEPERKITQELEQHLKVFSDLGSLETQTIPIFDAATQTSADFLEVPICVLGFLNQSSFQFRSAVGLSRLGLRSKIAQERQLSRQEAFVAHVVENHKILAIDDTLNFDPVFANSVLVQQYGIRAYLGAPLVNLSGQCLGAIAVMDLKPRNFTLRDMKFLELMACWSMSELERHQLLKGINPATPYLAISPEQANTADTVPTNSYVNSQPTATLTNTDDQITHTLSTEQENGEYLSTNQVKLELLSQLTQELRTPLTSVLGMASVVSREIYGPLTTKQKEYLEIIENSGRHLLTLVNEISELGTLDSNFAALNLTSVEIEMLCQQVISALSETARRREQQIDLSLEPGRSRIWILDKDKIKQLLYQLVFYITQVAATGSIIHIHVSHKSDGLHFAIWASHPWLEQGLTQAEPTICQILPFCAEQGAAVDSIQVQSSNGDRLSVLTNAGCTTNLTEAEAAQSNSIVQKHNPLEGIYHSSNSLRLLLSCDLAKLHGGKINLQGTPESGYRYVVVLPELTASTKKTI is encoded by the coding sequence GTGGAGCCTGAGAGAAAAATAACACAGGAGCTAGAACAGCATTTAAAAGTCTTCTCAGATTTAGGTAGCTTAGAAACTCAAACAATTCCGATTTTTGATGCAGCTACTCAAACATCTGCTGATTTTTTAGAAGTTCCGATTTGCGTTCTAGGATTTTTAAATCAGAGCAGTTTTCAGTTTAGATCAGCCGTCGGTTTGTCGCGACTAGGATTGAGAAGTAAAATTGCTCAAGAGCGTCAACTCTCAAGACAAGAAGCTTTTGTGGCGCACGTGGTCGAAAACCACAAGATTTTAGCAATCGATGACACACTCAACTTCGATCCGGTTTTTGCTAATAGTGTCTTAGTACAGCAATATGGTATCCGTGCCTATTTAGGCGCACCACTGGTAAATTTGTCAGGGCAATGCTTGGGTGCGATCGCCGTTATGGATCTCAAACCACGCAATTTTACGCTGCGAGACATGAAGTTTTTAGAACTCATGGCATGCTGGAGTATGAGTGAACTTGAACGTCACCAATTGCTTAAGGGTATTAATCCTGCTACTCCTTATCTTGCGATTTCCCCAGAACAAGCAAACACTGCTGACACAGTTCCAACTAACAGTTACGTAAATTCTCAGCCTACTGCAACACTCACTAATACTGATGACCAAATAACGCACACCCTATCTACCGAACAAGAAAACGGCGAATATCTTTCTACTAACCAAGTCAAACTTGAACTACTTTCACAGCTAACACAAGAATTACGCACACCGTTGACCTCAGTATTAGGAATGGCGAGTGTTGTCAGTCGCGAAATTTATGGTCCTTTAACGACTAAGCAAAAGGAATACTTAGAAATTATTGAGAATAGCGGACGTCACTTATTAACTTTAGTGAATGAAATTTCCGAACTAGGAACGTTAGACAGCAATTTTGCTGCACTTAATCTCACTTCTGTAGAAATAGAAATGCTATGTCAGCAAGTTATTAGTGCATTATCAGAGACAGCGAGACGGCGCGAACAACAAATTGATTTATCTTTAGAACCAGGACGCAGCCGCATCTGGATTTTAGACAAAGACAAAATCAAGCAATTGTTATATCAGCTAGTATTTTATATTACTCAAGTTGCTGCGACTGGTAGCATAATTCATATTCATGTTTCCCATAAAAGTGACGGATTGCACTTTGCTATCTGGGCGTCTCATCCTTGGCTAGAACAAGGTTTAACTCAAGCAGAACCCACAATTTGTCAGATCTTACCTTTTTGTGCTGAGCAAGGTGCCGCAGTTGATAGCATTCAGGTACAGTCATCAAATGGCGATCGCTTGTCTGTTCTCACCAATGCTGGATGTACTACTAATTTAACGGAGGCAGAAGCGGCACAATCAAACTCAATTGTGCAAAAGCACAATCCGCTAGAAGGAATTTACCACTCTAGTAACAGTTTACGTTTGCTCTTAAGTTGCGACCTGGCAAAATTACATGGCGGAAAAATAAATCTTCAAGGAACACCCGAATCAGGCTATCGTTATGTAGTTGTTCTACCTGAGCTTACGGCTTCTACAAAAAAAACTATTTAG
- a CDS encoding four-helix bundle copper-binding protein — protein sequence MTTAQSQLDACIQACLDCLRDCEYCADACLSEDMVQMMAECIKRCRDCADTCALCARLMSRRSELHKQMCGVCAQACDRCASECEKHDDEHCQRCAESCRRCAQLCHEMAA from the coding sequence ATGACGACTGCGCAATCTCAACTTGACGCGTGTATTCAAGCATGTCTCGATTGTCTGCGCGATTGTGAATACTGTGCTGATGCTTGCTTGAGTGAAGACATGGTGCAGATGATGGCTGAATGTATTAAGCGATGTCGCGATTGCGCTGATACTTGCGCCCTCTGCGCCCGCTTAATGTCACGTCGTTCGGAACTTCACAAGCAAATGTGTGGTGTTTGTGCCCAAGCGTGCGATCGCTGTGCTAGCGAATGTGAAAAGCATGATGACGAACACTGTCAACGTTGTGCTGAATCTTGTCGTCGCTGCGCTCAACTTTGTCACGAAATGGCAGCATAA
- the smpB gene encoding SsrA-binding protein SmpB: MSDNDGYKVISENRQARFLYEILETYEAGVQLTGTEVKSVRQGKVNLQDGYALIRNGEAWLLNVNISPYTGSGQYFNHEPRRTRKLLLHKEEIRKLIGKVEQQGLTLVPLKMYLKRGLVKVSIALGRGKKLHDKREDLKRRQDQRDIQRAMKNY, encoded by the coding sequence ATGAGTGACAACGACGGATATAAAGTTATTAGCGAAAATCGGCAGGCGCGTTTTCTTTACGAGATACTAGAAACGTATGAAGCAGGCGTTCAACTGACGGGAACAGAAGTCAAGTCAGTAAGGCAAGGTAAAGTTAACTTACAAGATGGCTATGCTTTAATTCGTAATGGTGAAGCCTGGTTACTCAATGTCAATATATCGCCTTACACAGGTAGCGGACAATACTTCAATCATGAGCCGCGCCGGACACGTAAGTTATTGTTGCACAAAGAAGAAATTCGCAAGCTCATCGGAAAAGTGGAACAGCAAGGCTTAACCTTAGTACCATTGAAGATGTATTTGAAACGAGGCTTAGTCAAAGTTAGCATTGCGCTTGGCAGAGGGAAAAAACTCCATGATAAACGTGAAGATTTAAAGCGTCGTCAAGACCAGCGAGACATTCAAAGAGCTATGAAGAACTATTAG
- the uraD gene encoding 2-oxo-4-hydroxy-4-carboxy-5-ureidoimidazoline decarboxylase: protein MNQDDFVAALGWIFEDSPWVAAKAWAKKPFTDVEMIHQSMVNVVREASDVEKLALICAHPDLGAKAKMAEASVKEQAKVGLDQLTLEEYDKFNYLNQAYKEKFNFPFIVAVRNHTKKSILASFSQRLENSKATELQTVLAEIEKIALFRLQEVIDDK, encoded by the coding sequence ATGAATCAGGATGACTTTGTAGCAGCGTTAGGATGGATATTCGAGGATTCTCCTTGGGTTGCAGCGAAAGCTTGGGCTAAAAAACCATTTACTGATGTAGAGATGATACATCAAAGTATGGTTAATGTCGTTCGTGAGGCGAGTGACGTTGAAAAACTTGCCCTTATTTGTGCTCATCCTGACTTAGGTGCTAAAGCTAAAATGGCTGAAGCCTCAGTTAAAGAGCAAGCTAAAGTTGGTTTAGATCAACTTACTCTAGAAGAGTACGATAAATTTAACTACCTTAACCAAGCATATAAAGAAAAATTTAACTTTCCTTTTATTGTTGCTGTTAGAAATCACACAAAAAAAAGCATTTTAGCTAGCTTTTCTCAAAGATTAGAAAATTCAAAGGCAACAGAATTACAAACAGTTTTAGCAGAAATAGAAAAAATAGCTTTGTTTCGCCTACAGGAAGTTATTGATGACAAATAG
- a CDS encoding FAD binding domain-containing protein — protein MDLHNIQTYLRPQNLETVVNWSQGWSWLAGGTWVFSQSQPDLRVLVDLEKFDWSEIEVTTEGLVIGATCIMTKLRQWNFPEHWTGVKALFRAVDELASFKVTNMATVGGNICLAIPASTFAPAMVALDAKYEIWHPQAAPRFVAAKDFQTGVQQTVLQPGEVLRRISIPQESLTWHISYQRVCIATAGIAISIVVAAYNPQTSQVRFGLGACVPTPRVVEFSHIPTLDEIGEALNAQVLSNDFIEDYAASAAYRQHITKVLMRRSLLEF, from the coding sequence ATGGACTTACATAATATTCAGACTTACTTACGTCCCCAAAATTTAGAAACAGTCGTAAACTGGTCACAAGGATGGTCTTGGCTAGCTGGTGGAACGTGGGTATTTAGTCAATCACAACCTGATTTAAGAGTATTAGTAGATTTAGAAAAATTCGATTGGTCTGAAATTGAAGTTACCACTGAAGGATTAGTAATTGGTGCAACTTGCATAATGACAAAGTTGCGTCAGTGGAATTTTCCAGAACATTGGACAGGTGTTAAAGCGTTGTTTCGTGCAGTTGACGAACTGGCTTCTTTTAAAGTTACCAACATGGCAACAGTAGGAGGCAACATTTGTTTAGCAATACCAGCAAGTACGTTTGCTCCTGCAATGGTAGCACTAGACGCAAAGTATGAAATTTGGCATCCTCAAGCTGCGCCGCGTTTTGTTGCTGCTAAAGATTTTCAAACTGGGGTACAGCAAACAGTTCTACAGCCAGGTGAAGTTTTACGCAGAATCTCAATTCCGCAAGAGAGTCTAACATGGCATATTAGTTATCAACGAGTTTGTATTGCAACCGCAGGAATTGCAATATCAATAGTAGTTGCAGCCTATAATCCGCAAACATCACAAGTAAGATTTGGTTTAGGTGCTTGCGTGCCAACACCTCGCGTTGTGGAATTTTCCCATATTCCTACATTAGATGAAATCGGGGAAGCTCTTAACGCACAAGTACTATCAAATGATTTTATTGAAGACTATGCCGCAAGTGCAGCTTATCGGCAACACATTACCAAAGTTTTGATGAGAAGATCGCTTTTGGAATTTTAG
- a CDS encoding IctB family putative bicarbonate transporter, which translates to MNTFWQKFTLTHVPLQDWRSGSYLHQSVVGILRSWRQSSLLMQWADEIAAVLLSLVFVLAPFVSSTLVGLLLAACGGFWLLITLTDLRDQAKLTPVHLIVLLYWGIATVATALSPVKTAAFVGWTKLTLYLLMFALAARVLRSSRIRSWMIAIYLHVALIVSVYGLRQWFFGATALATWVDPESPLSKTTRVYSYLGNPNLLAAYLLPAIALSAMAIFAWRGWIPKALALTMFLVNNICLVLTFSRGGWIGLLALAVSLLVLLVYWLSIQLPPFWRKWSLPILLAGMLSVLILAILFVEPVRDRFLSIFAGRGDSSNNFRINVWLAVIEMIRDRPIIGIGPGNNAFNLVYPLYQQPKYTALSAYSVPLEIAVETGLIGLFCFLWLIVVLFSQGLTQLQRLRQQNTREGFWLMAAITIMVGMLAHGTVDTVWYRPEVSTLWWLTVAVIASYLHAPASQPTQINPATVTQQT; encoded by the coding sequence ATGAATACATTTTGGCAAAAATTTACCTTAACTCATGTTCCGCTGCAAGATTGGCGCAGCGGAAGTTACTTACACCAATCAGTAGTTGGGATATTACGTTCGTGGCGACAAAGTAGCTTGCTGATGCAGTGGGCAGATGAAATTGCAGCAGTACTTTTGAGCTTAGTATTTGTCTTAGCACCTTTTGTATCGAGTACGCTTGTCGGCTTACTTTTAGCTGCTTGTGGCGGTTTTTGGTTATTGATTACTCTTACCGATCTCCGCGATCAGGCTAAGTTAACTCCTGTCCACCTCATCGTTTTACTTTACTGGGGAATTGCAACTGTCGCGACTGCGTTATCACCAGTAAAAACCGCAGCTTTTGTCGGATGGACAAAGCTAACATTGTATCTCTTAATGTTCGCTCTAGCTGCAAGAGTTTTGCGCTCGTCGCGAATTCGTAGTTGGATGATTGCAATCTACTTACACGTAGCACTCATCGTCAGTGTCTACGGACTACGACAATGGTTTTTTGGCGCAACTGCACTCGCAACTTGGGTAGATCCTGAGTCACCTTTATCGAAAACAACTCGCGTTTACAGTTATCTAGGTAATCCTAATTTACTTGCAGCATATCTTTTACCCGCGATCGCCTTGAGTGCAATGGCGATTTTTGCTTGGCGCGGCTGGATTCCTAAAGCTCTAGCACTCACAATGTTTTTAGTCAATAATATTTGTTTAGTCTTAACATTTAGTCGCGGTGGCTGGATTGGCTTACTTGCGCTGGCTGTCAGTTTGTTGGTGTTGCTTGTATACTGGTTGAGCATTCAACTACCACCTTTTTGGCGCAAGTGGTCATTACCCATTTTATTGGCGGGGATGCTGAGTGTTTTAATTCTAGCGATATTATTTGTAGAGCCTGTACGCGATCGCTTCTTGAGTATTTTTGCAGGACGCGGCGACAGCAGCAACAACTTCCGTATCAACGTTTGGCTAGCTGTCATTGAGATGATTCGCGATCGCCCAATTATAGGAATTGGTCCTGGCAATAATGCTTTTAACTTAGTTTATCCACTCTACCAACAGCCTAAATATACTGCGTTGAGCGCCTACTCTGTTCCGCTAGAAATTGCGGTAGAAACTGGTTTAATTGGTTTATTCTGTTTTTTGTGGTTAATTGTTGTCCTCTTTAGTCAAGGATTAACGCAGTTGCAGCGCTTACGTCAACAAAATACGCGAGAAGGATTTTGGTTAATGGCGGCGATCACAATTATGGTAGGTATGCTAGCCCACGGAACTGTAGATACCGTTTGGTATCGACCCGAAGTTAGTACGTTATGGTGGTTGACCGTTGCTGTAATTGCGAGTTATCTTCATGCTCCCGCATCACAGCCAACACAAATTAACCCTGCAACAGTTACACAACAAACTTAA
- a CDS encoding NADP-dependent isocitrate dehydrogenase: MYEKITPPDTGSRITFENGEPIVPDNPIIPFIRGDGTGVDIWPASQKVIDAAVQTAYQGKRQISWFKVYAGDEACEVYGTYQYLPEDTLQAIKEYGVAIKGPLTTPVGGGIRSLNVALRQINDLYACVRPCRYYQGTPSPHKYPEKLDVIIYRENTEDIYLGIEWRQGTEMAERIINLLNNELIPASPEHGKKQIRLDSGIGIKPISKTGSQRLIRRAIRHALRLPKNQQTVTLVHKGNIMKYTEGAFRDWGYELATTEFRSECVTERESWILSNQEANPDISVAENAQLIEPGYNALTAEKQAVICQEIEKVLNAIWSTHGNGQWKDKVMVNDRIADSVFQQLQTRPDEYSVLATMNLNGDYVSDAAAAVVGGLGMAPGANIGDECAIFEATHGTAPKHAGLDRINPGSVILSGVMMLEYMGWQEAADLIKQGISDAIANRQVTYDLARLMEPPVEPLKCSEFAAAIIKHFQ; this comes from the coding sequence ATGTACGAGAAGATTACCCCACCCGATACCGGTTCGCGCATTACGTTTGAGAATGGTGAACCTATAGTACCCGATAATCCCATTATTCCCTTTATTCGTGGTGATGGTACAGGTGTTGATATTTGGCCTGCGAGTCAAAAGGTAATTGACGCGGCTGTGCAAACTGCCTATCAAGGAAAGCGACAAATTAGCTGGTTTAAAGTATACGCTGGTGATGAAGCGTGTGAGGTTTATGGAACGTATCAGTATCTTCCTGAAGACACGTTGCAAGCAATTAAAGAATACGGTGTCGCAATCAAAGGACCTTTAACAACACCTGTAGGCGGCGGAATTCGCTCACTCAACGTTGCGCTGCGACAAATTAACGATTTGTACGCGTGTGTACGTCCTTGTCGCTACTACCAAGGCACACCTTCACCGCACAAATACCCTGAAAAGCTTGACGTCATTATCTATCGCGAAAATACCGAAGATATTTATCTCGGAATCGAGTGGCGTCAGGGTACGGAAATGGCAGAGCGAATTATCAATTTACTCAATAATGAGTTGATTCCTGCAAGCCCTGAACATGGTAAAAAACAGATTCGACTCGATTCGGGAATTGGGATTAAACCAATTAGCAAAACGGGTTCTCAGCGCTTGATTCGTCGGGCAATTCGACACGCCCTCCGTTTGCCGAAAAATCAGCAAACGGTAACTTTGGTGCATAAGGGCAATATTATGAAATATACCGAAGGTGCCTTCCGCGATTGGGGCTACGAGTTAGCAACAACCGAGTTTCGCAGTGAGTGCGTTACCGAACGCGAATCTTGGATTTTGAGTAATCAAGAAGCCAACCCTGATATTTCGGTCGCAGAAAATGCTCAGCTAATTGAACCAGGATATAATGCACTTACAGCAGAAAAGCAAGCAGTAATTTGTCAAGAAATTGAAAAAGTTCTTAATGCTATCTGGTCTACGCACGGTAACGGGCAATGGAAAGATAAGGTAATGGTAAATGATCGCATTGCTGATAGCGTTTTCCAACAACTCCAGACACGCCCTGATGAGTACTCGGTATTAGCGACAATGAACCTTAACGGTGACTACGTTTCGGATGCAGCAGCAGCTGTCGTTGGCGGGCTTGGTATGGCACCAGGAGCTAATATTGGCGACGAATGCGCGATTTTTGAAGCCACACACGGTACAGCGCCAAAACACGCCGGATTAGACCGAATTAACCCTGGTTCGGTTATTCTATCGGGGGTGATGATGTTAGAGTATATGGGTTGGCAAGAAGCCGCAGATTTGATCAAACAAGGAATTAGTGATGCGATCGCTAACCGTCAAGTCACCTACGATTTAGCGCGGTTAATGGAACCACCCGTCGAACCACTCAAGTGTTCCGAGTTTGCTGCAGCGATTATCAAACATTTTCAGTAA
- a CDS encoding GUN4 domain-containing protein — protein MTDPTTAFDTNFDVSALALQLTTGSETVQAQTVEKLATLGTVGEELLMKFLLQRQSHPPTWIDGKAYQVLYSAESPETKEFLQTNFPTGIVQLNSEQGIDYTLLQKLLADQDFQAADRLTLQKLCELAGPAAVQRKWLYFTEVENFTSTDLQTINNLWLIHSEGKFGFSVQREIWLGVGKNWEKLWPKIGWKSGKNWTRYPNEFTWNLSAPRGHLPLSNQLRGVRAMASLLAHPAWER, from the coding sequence ATGACTGATCCAACTACCGCTTTCGACACAAATTTCGACGTTTCTGCTTTAGCTTTGCAGTTAACTACAGGGTCGGAAACAGTACAAGCGCAGACCGTTGAGAAACTGGCTACACTCGGCACTGTGGGTGAAGAACTGCTAATGAAATTTTTACTGCAACGCCAATCTCACCCACCTACCTGGATTGATGGTAAAGCTTACCAAGTTCTCTACAGCGCTGAATCGCCAGAAACAAAAGAGTTTCTCCAAACAAATTTCCCAACTGGGATTGTACAACTCAATTCAGAGCAAGGTATTGACTACACTTTGTTGCAAAAACTATTAGCAGACCAAGATTTTCAGGCTGCTGATCGTCTTACGTTACAAAAGCTTTGCGAATTAGCAGGACCTGCTGCGGTTCAAAGAAAATGGTTATATTTTACCGAAGTAGAAAACTTTACCAGCACTGATCTACAAACGATCAACAACTTGTGGTTAATTCACTCTGAGGGCAAATTTGGTTTTTCAGTTCAACGCGAAATTTGGCTTGGTGTCGGTAAAAACTGGGAAAAGCTTTGGCCCAAAATTGGCTGGAAATCAGGCAAAAATTGGACTCGCTATCCTAACGAGTTTACTTGGAATCTCAGCGCTCCTAGAGGTCACTTACCTTTATCCAATCAACTACGCGGCGTGCGGGCTATGGCATCGTTGCTAGCGCATCCAGCGTGGGAGCGTTGA
- a CDS encoding molybdopterin-dependent oxidoreductase, with protein MQEPLTFQVNGKTYTESCPPGTSLLTLLRDLGWVGVHRVCESGDCGSCTVWVDDKPVHSCIYPVMKLEGHDVTTIEGLAVDELAPIQQAFLEKQGFQCGFCTPGMIMSAAKLQFNSLAELRKALDGNLCRCTGYEAIVESILLHAETKNQEKSQETTPPLTPSVGQSVPKQDGPAIVKGTANYTADWSPPGLLHIKAVRSPYPHARIRKIDTEKAKALSGVHAVFTYEDVPRKPYTTAGHADPVPDPLDHYLLDNKVRFVGDRVAVVVAESVAIATQACHLIEVDYEILPHIIDPVKAMNCKIVIHDEPESSQIYDPQRNIAAKVTLGKHDIAEGFAEADLIVENTYYLPAVQHVHLEPHISTSWLEEDGTLVVRSSTQVPFHTQRVLAQLFDLPKDKVRVFKTQIGGGFGNKQEILTEDLCVLATLHTGKPVQWEFTREEEFTATNSRHAMQVRVKTGVKADGTLVAQEMEAIANTGAYGNHAPTVVFLTGCYPLGLYRCPHQRFLGLSVYTNTMPAGAFRGYGATQGTFAVELQMDEIAEKLGIDPVELRQKNIIQPHDIIRLGREEAHDHFHLIGSYGVPECFSKVTQALNYVPGMQPNINGHLRRGVGFAVSMQGSGLAKIHSAGVKLSLKNDGKYELRTGAVDVGTGADTSLRQIAAQVLGVTVADIEMIAGDTHHTPFDAGSYASATTYISGKAVNKAAVAMRSQILEFAAKVLETQPENITLTADKALAPQQEITLQELVTRNQQPFVVEVEHAASESSLTFAVQGAEVEVDTETGRINVLRCIQAIDVGTAINPRICHGQATGGIVMGLGYALSEELLINDSGKILNPALRTYRLPTAKDTPQMEIFLVEQPDPYGPFGAKGIGEIGTNCTAAAIANAVAHATGVRLTQIPMTPERVWKALNA; from the coding sequence ATGCAAGAACCACTAACTTTTCAAGTTAATGGCAAAACATACACTGAAAGTTGTCCTCCAGGGACAAGCTTATTAACTTTATTGCGCGATCTTGGTTGGGTAGGGGTACATCGCGTTTGTGAATCGGGTGATTGTGGAAGTTGCACGGTATGGGTTGATGACAAACCTGTTCATAGCTGTATCTATCCAGTCATGAAGCTAGAGGGACATGACGTCACAACTATTGAAGGACTAGCAGTAGATGAATTAGCACCAATCCAGCAAGCTTTTCTCGAAAAACAAGGTTTTCAATGTGGATTTTGCACTCCAGGAATGATTATGAGTGCGGCGAAGTTGCAATTTAATTCCCTAGCTGAACTACGTAAAGCTTTAGATGGTAATTTGTGTCGCTGTACCGGATACGAAGCAATTGTTGAAAGTATTTTATTGCACGCTGAGACAAAAAATCAGGAGAAATCACAAGAAACAACTCCACCCCTCACCCCTTCAGTAGGGCAAAGTGTTCCTAAACAAGATGGACCAGCAATTGTTAAAGGTACAGCAAATTATACAGCAGATTGGTCGCCACCTGGGTTACTACATATTAAAGCAGTGCGATCGCCCTATCCCCACGCGCGTATTCGTAAAATTGACACCGAAAAAGCCAAAGCCCTTTCTGGCGTTCATGCAGTTTTTACCTATGAAGACGTTCCCCGTAAACCTTATACAACAGCAGGACACGCCGATCCAGTACCCGATCCTCTCGATCACTATTTATTAGATAATAAAGTTCGGTTTGTTGGCGATCGCGTTGCAGTGGTTGTTGCAGAATCGGTGGCGATCGCAACTCAAGCGTGTCACCTCATTGAAGTCGATTACGAAATTCTTCCTCATATAATCGATCCTGTCAAAGCAATGAATTGCAAGATTGTGATTCATGATGAACCTGAGTCATCACAAATTTACGATCCTCAACGCAACATCGCAGCTAAAGTCACACTGGGAAAGCATGATATTGCAGAAGGCTTTGCTGAAGCTGATTTAATTGTTGAAAATACTTACTACTTACCAGCTGTCCAACACGTTCATTTAGAACCGCACATCAGCACAAGTTGGTTAGAAGAAGACGGAACATTAGTAGTGCGATCAAGTACGCAAGTTCCATTTCACACGCAAAGAGTTCTTGCGCAGCTATTTGATTTACCAAAAGACAAAGTTCGCGTTTTTAAAACTCAAATTGGTGGAGGATTTGGTAATAAACAAGAAATTCTCACTGAAGATTTATGCGTTTTAGCAACGTTGCACACCGGAAAGCCTGTGCAATGGGAATTTACACGCGAAGAGGAATTTACAGCCACTAATAGCCGTCATGCAATGCAGGTTAGAGTAAAAACCGGAGTCAAAGCTGATGGTACGCTAGTCGCGCAAGAGATGGAAGCGATCGCTAATACAGGGGCGTATGGCAATCACGCGCCTACGGTTGTTTTCTTGACAGGTTGCTACCCACTAGGTTTATATCGGTGTCCGCATCAGCGATTTCTTGGGTTATCAGTTTACACGAATACAATGCCTGCTGGGGCGTTTCGCGGCTACGGTGCAACGCAGGGAACCTTTGCGGTTGAGTTGCAAATGGACGAAATTGCCGAGAAACTGGGAATTGATCCAGTAGAATTGCGTCAGAAAAATATTATTCAACCTCACGATATCATTCGCCTCGGACGCGAAGAAGCGCACGACCATTTTCACTTGATTGGTAGCTATGGCGTACCCGAATGTTTTAGTAAAGTCACGCAAGCCTTAAATTACGTTCCTGGAATGCAGCCTAATATTAATGGACATCTGCGGCGTGGTGTGGGATTTGCCGTATCAATGCAAGGAAGTGGCTTGGCAAAAATTCATAGCGCAGGAGTGAAGTTATCCTTAAAAAACGATGGGAAATATGAATTAAGAACTGGGGCGGTTGACGTTGGTACGGGTGCGGATACATCATTACGACAAATTGCGGCGCAGGTTCTGGGTGTCACAGTTGCAGATATTGAAATGATTGCAGGTGACACGCATCATACGCCCTTCGATGCGGGTTCGTATGCGTCAGCAACAACTTATATATCAGGTAAAGCTGTGAATAAAGCCGCAGTTGCAATGCGATCGCAGATCTTGGAATTTGCAGCTAAAGTTCTCGAAACTCAACCTGAAAATATCACACTCACTGCAGACAAAGCACTTGCCCCACAACAAGAAATAACACTACAAGAACTTGTCACTCGCAATCAACAACCTTTTGTTGTCGAAGTCGAACACGCCGCGAGTGAATCATCTTTGACATTTGCAGTGCAAGGGGCGGAAGTCGAAGTTGATACCGAAACAGGTAGAATCAACGTTCTGCGTTGCATACAAGCCATTGATGTTGGTACTGCAATTAATCCAAGAATCTGTCACGGACAAGCGACAGGCGGAATTGTCATGGGTTTAGGTTATGCATTGTCTGAGGAATTACTCATTAATGATTCAGGAAAAATTCTAAATCCAGCACTCCGAACATATCGCCTACCTACTGCCAAAGATACACCGCAAATGGAAATCTTTTTAGTTGAACAGCCCGATCCTTATGGTCCGTTTGGTGCAAAAGGTATCGGAGAAATTGGCACTAATTGTACCGCAGCTGCGATCGCCAATGCCGTTGCTCATGCAACAGGTGTGCGACTAACTCAGATTCCCATGACGCCTGAACGAGTGTGGAAAGCCTTGAATGCTTGA